Within Vibrio campbellii CAIM 519 = NBRC 15631 = ATCC 25920, the genomic segment TGACGGGGCATCACTTCGTGTACTCGATGCTCAATAACTTGGGCTTTGATGATGCGGCCATTGCTGTAAAGCAAGAAGTGAAACGTTTTGTTGATTCATTAGAGGGCATTGAGCACCTCTCATTTAAGAATTCTATACCATTTGCAGATGAAGCAACCTTGAGCTGGTTATCGACTCAAGATGCAGCTTCTTCAACTTCTCAACCTGTAGTGCAAACAGTTGTGATCTCTGAAGAAGATTCGCTGCCGATGGAGGATATCACTCTAGAAAACCTAGGGGAATATGCCGCAGAACTTGCCCGCAAACTCGAGCTGGATAGCTCGGGACGTGGACAGTTTATGCTGTATTTACAATTGATAGCAGCTTACCAGTCTGTTGGATTATACCCATTGTGTCTGCCTTATCTTGAGAAGGGTTGGGAAGTACAAAAAGCGTTTAATCTCGCGAGCTGGGAACCCCACTTATCGTCACAGTTAGAAGATCTGATTCGAAAAACACTCCATCAGTTATTCAGAAGTAAGGATCTTTTGCCTGAGAAGTATGAAGAGTGGCAAGCAATTTATGACTAATTAAAGAGTTAAATAAGGAACTAATTATGTCACGTGACGGCTCGGTGGCTCCTAAAGAGCGAATTAATATCCGTTATGTTCCAGCAACTGGTGATACGCAAGACGACGTAGAACTGCCGCTGAGCATGATGGTGGTTGGTGACTTTACTGCACGTGCAGATGAGACGCCTATCGAAGAACGTACTCCAATCAATATCGACAAAGACAACTTTAACGAAGTGCTAGAAGGCATGTCTCCAAACGTTAAAGTGAACGTTGAAAACCGCCTTTCTGACGAAGAAGGCGGCCAAATCGGTGTTGATCTAACGTTCCAAAACATGAAGGACTTCTCTCCTGAAGCGATCGCGAAAAGCGTACCTGAGCTAAACAGCTTGCTTGAGCTTCGCGAAGCGTTGGTTGCACTGAAAGGCCCTCTAGGTAACGTTCCTGCGTTCCGTAAGAAGATCGCATCGGTTCTTCAAGACGAAGAAGCGAGAAAGAAACTGTTGGATGAACTAAGCATTGGCGACGACCAAGAAGCGAAAGAAGAGTAAGGGATATCATGTCTGCAGAAGCACAAGCTCCAGAACAAGAAGCAGCCTTAGTTGAATCAGGCTCACTTCTGGATAGCATTCTTAACGAAACTCGTTTAAAGCCAAGTGATGAAGGTTTTGACGTTGCAAAACGCGGCGTAGAAGCGTTCATCAGTGAGCTACTAAGCAGCTCGAACACAGAGAAAGTAGACCAATCTTTGGTTGACCTAATGATCTCTGAAATCGATCAAAAACTGTCTAAGCAAGTTGATGCGATTCTTCACAGCGAAGAAGTTCAAGCGATTGAGTCAACGTGGCGTGGTCTTAAGTACCTTGTTGATCACACTGACTTCCGTGAGAACATTCAAATTGAACTGATTTCTGCGAAGAAAGATGAAGTACTTGATGACTTCGAAGACGCTCCAGAAGTGGTGAAGTCTGGTCTTTACAAACAGATCTACACACGTGAATACGGTCAATTTGGTGGTAAACCAGTTGGTGCTGTTATCTGTGATTTCGCGATGTCAGCGTCCTCTCCAGATATTAAGTTGATGGAATACATGGCGAACGTGGGTGCAATGTCTCATGCACCTTTCATCACGTCTGCTTCGGCTAAGTTCTTTGGTCTAGATAGCTACGAAGAGCTACCAAACCTGAAAGACCTTAAGTCAGTATTCGAAGGCCCACAATACGCGAAATGGCGCGGTCTACGTGAACACGAAGATGCACGTTACCTAGGTCTATGTACGTCTCGCTTTATGCTACGTACGCCTTACTCAGTAGAAGATAACCCAATTAAGGCGTTTGACTACGATGAGCAAGTTACAGATGGCCACGATAACTACCTATGGGGTAACTCTGCGTACGCAATGGCTTCTAAGATAAGTGAGTCATTTGCTAAGTACCGTTGGTGTCCAAACATCATTGGTCCTCAAAGTGGTGGTGCAGTTCAAGACCTGCCGGTTTACAACTTTGAAGCAATGGGTCAAATTGAAACTAAGATCCCAACTGAGATCCTTGTTTCTGACCGTCGTGAGTACGAACTAGCAGAAGAGGGCTTTATTGCTCTAACCATGCGTAAAGGTTCTGACAACGCGGCATTCTTCTCTGCTAACTCTGTTCAAAAGCCAAAAGTGTTTGCGAACACGCCAGAAGGCAAACAAGCAGAGATGAACTACAAGCTAGGTACTCAGCTTCCTTACATGTTCATCATCAACCGTCTGGCACACTACATCAAAGTGCTACAGCGTGAGCAAATCGGTTCTTGGAAAGAGCGTTCTGACCTAGAAATCGAACTGAACAAGTGGATCCGTCAATACGTTTCTGATCAGGAAAACCCGCCAGCGGAAGTTCGTGGGCGTCGTCCACTGCGTGCTGCTAAGGTTGAGGTATCAGACGTAGAAGGCGATCCAGGCTGGTACAAAGTATCAATGTCTGTCCGTCCTCACTTCAAGTACATGGGCGCAAGCTTCGACTTGTCTCTAGTGGGTAAACTAGACCAGTAACCCATTACTGAAACCATCAAGCAGCCAGTGAAGACTGGCTGCTTTTTTCGTAGGACCGAACATGGAAAAAGGTTATCGTCTTTTAGAGCGAATTGAGTTGGGTGAGCCAAAAAATTGCTACGAGAAAGTAGTGTCTCATAAGCATTTGATCGAATCCATACACTCTCACCTCGCTGATTTGCTGAATACCCACTCTGGTAATGCAATGATCGACAATGAATATGGCCTGCCAGATTTTAACGACGTGCTTTCCAATAACACGAACCTCGTTCGTCACATTCAACAAAACATCACATCAACCATAGAACGCTTTGAACCGCGACTGCTGAATGTCGAGGTTCATTACCGTGAAGACCACCATAACCCATTACAACTCGGCTTTGGTATTCGCGGCGAAGTTTCCCATAACGGCGGTAAAGTCCCAATGTCGATCGATGTCTACATGGGAACCGACGGCCAATTTAACGTTTAGTAGGTGCCACTTGAGTAACAGTAAATACTTTCAAGATGAACTCACGTATTTGCGCGAGTCGGGTAGTGAGTTTGCCAAATATCATCCGAAGTTAACTCACTTTCTCTCTGAAGGAACCTTCGACCCAGACGTCGAGCGACTGCTGGAAGGTTTCGCTTTTCTGACTGGGCGTATTCGAGAGAAGATCGACGACGAACTGCCAGAACTGACGCAATCTCTGATGACTTTGCTGTGGCCGCATTACATGCGTTCAATTCCGTCTTTGTGCATCAGTGAGCTAAAACCGCATACCGGAAGTGTTACTGAGAAAACGGTGGTAAAACGTGGTGCAGAAATGGCCAGTGAGCAAGTCGAGGGCACGCAATGCCTTTTCCGCACTTGCTACGATGTGAACCTATACCCAATCACGATAACCAATATTGAACAAACCAACAGCCGCACCAGTTCAGCGGTTGATGTAACGTTGTCGACGGAGCATGGTCTAGAGCTGTCTCGAATTGGTTTAGATACGTTGCGTTTGCACTTGCATGGTGAAATTTATGTTACTCGCACTGTGTTTCTCTGGCTGTTCCGCTACTTGGATTACGTGGAGCTGGATGTCGGTGGCGGCTACAAACATCGCTTGGGGCCAGAATATGTCAAGCCGGTAGGGCATGAAGAAGACGAAGCGCTGCTGCCTTATAGCAAAAACTCTTTCGCAGGATACCGCTTGTTGCAAGAGTTTTTCTCTTTGCCTGAGAAGTTCATGTTCTTCGATATTCAAGGTCTAGAGTGGTTAAAAGGCATTCCTCAGCGCAGTACAGTGAAAGTGAAATTCTTCTTTAAGCGCGCATTGCCATCAGAGGTTGTGCTTAAAGATAAACACTTCAGGCTGCATTGTACCCCTGCTGTGAACTTATTTGAAAAAGATGGCGATCCAATTCGTTTGGAGCATCGTCGCAATGAATACAAAGTACGCCCTCAAAGCAATACTCAAGACCACTATGAAGTCTACGGAATTGAGCAGGTCGAGAGTTGGAGCAAAGACGAGCGTCGCCGTAAACCATTGATCGAATTCGAATCGTTTGAGCACCAAATTAACCAGCGTGATAAGCGAGAGTTCTACAAATCAAAAGTCGGCGAGCGAGTAAGCGGAAGAGGGTTAGAGCGCTATATTTCGTTCCATACGCATAATGGTGATATTGCGGATTTAGGTACAGAAACCGTACTGATGAAACTGCAATGCAGCAACGCCGATCTAGCTGAACGCCTTTCAGTGGGCGACATTACTTATGCGACCCACAAATCGCCGACGTATGCGACATTTAAAAACATCACCAAGCCGACACAATCGGTGAGCCCACAGGTGAACGGCGAGCTTCAGTGGCAGCTGATCGCCAATATGTCACTTAACTATTTGTCACTGGCGAACATTGATGTGTTGAAAGTACTGCTCTCGACATACGACTTCCACTCTCGTGTCGATAGACAAGCTCATCGTGCGTCGATACACCGACTCGATGGTATTGTTTCGTCTGAGATGAAACCGATTGACCGCGTGTTCCGTGGCGTATCTGTACGTGGTAACCAATTTAAGCTGGTGACCAATTCGAAGTTCTTCGTAAATGAAGGCGATATGTTCCTGATGGCAACCGTACTCAATGAATTCATCCGTTTGTATTCGAGTGTGAACTCCTTTACTGAATTGGAGGTGTTTGATGAAGCGACAGGTGAAGTGTACAACTGGGCAAGCCTGATTGGACAGCAGACGATTCTATGATTACAACACTTACTGACAAGTCGTATGAGTTCAGCTTCTATCAAGCGGTATTGTTGCTTGAGAAGCACTACCAGCTAGAGCCAAATTCTAACTTTGTCGCGGTTGGTGAGAACAAGTACTTCCACCAAGAGCGCATAGAGTTTAGTGTCTCGCCGAGTATGGCTTTTCCAAAGAGTGATATGGAATTTATCACTCACATGGAAAGAAATGGGCAACAGTATTCGCGCGTCGAGACGAACTTTTTAGGTTTACATGGGTCAAGTTCGCCATTGCCAGCGTCGTATACCGAAAAGCTTGCTGGTCGTGACCCAGATGATAACCCGGTAAAAGACTTCTTTGATTTCTTCCACAATCGTTACACTAGCTTGCTGTACCGTGTCTGGAAGAAATACCGTTATCACGTGCAGTACCAAAGCGGCGCAAGTGACGCATTCTCAGGGCGGATCCTGCATTTGGCCGGCCTGTCTGATGTCATGCAAGATTGCGATGTCGCGGAGTTAGATCGAGCAAAGATCCTCTCTTATGTTAACCAGCTGTCTACCCGCACACGATCTCCTAAGCTGATTTCCGGTATTGTTTCCCATTACTTCTCGCTACCGAGTGTACGAATCGAAGAGTGGGTGTATCGACGAGTAGACATTGCAGAAAGTCAACGCAACAAGCTTAACCGTGCCAACTGTGTATTAGGGCAGACCTTACATTTGGGGCAAAGTATTGCGGATTTGAACGGCAAATTTAACTTGTGCATCGACAACATTGATTTTGAGACGTTTAGGCAATTTTCCTACGATGGCGAGCTGCACAAGACGCTGGTGGGATTGATGCGTTTTATTCTACGCGACCCGATGTCTTGGGACCTTAAGCTAACTGTGAATCTCGATTCTATCCCAGAGAATCAGTTGGGTAATGGGGAAGGGAATCAGTTGGGTCAAACCTTTTGGCTTGGTAACCCAGGTGAGAAAGATGCCAAGATACGTTTGATTGGTAGCATATAGCATTGGCTGCCAGGAATTCGAAAATTGAAGTACAAAAAAGCCGCGATTGACTCGCGGCTTTTTAGTCTGAAAAGAACGTTCGGCGGGAACCTAAAAAACTTATCGACTAATTGGTTGGTGGAGTACCACTGTTGTGTCGAGTTTCTGAATTCCGCTAAAAGATTCAATTTCATTACATAGGTGGTGAATAGACTGCAAGTCAGGTGCTTCGATGAGAGCAATAATGTCGAAGCTACCCCCCACAACGCTGGTCAATCGTACCTCTGGAATCTCTTTAAGGGCGTTCGTTACTTCATTTTTCTTGCCCTTTTCACAAGAGATCAGCAGATAGCTGGCAGCTTTGCGACCCTCATTTTCAACACGGATCTGAGCAGTGTAGCCCTTGATGATCCCTGTCTTTTCCAACCTATTGATTCTTTCTGCAACAGCAGTACGAGACAAACCGATATTTCGTGATAGATTCGCAATCGACTCTCGTCCGTTAGATAACAGACTGGATAGTATTTTGCGGTCTAACTTGTCTAAGCCTTGTAAAGTCATGTTCGAAATCATTTGTTCTGCCTATTCTGGTTTTTATATTGTTATTAAATCGACTCAGGGAGTGTAAAGTTATACAGCTCGGCAAGAGTGAATGGGTTTTTCTGTGTCAAAGGAGTGATACGAAGGCTCAAGTCCCTTCCAGACACTTTTATGTCACTGACGAAGCTACCGTTATGAGTGTTTGTCAGGGTCGAATCACCTAGCAATCTGTATATCGCCCACTGACCACTCTTATTAAGAACGTGCTGTTTGCCCTCGTCTGTCACATCTTGGATCGTGATACTAATGTTGAAGTCACCGTTCTGCGGCGGCCACTCCATCTCACGAATTCGGCTCGGACCATGATAGTAGTTGATATCCGTGTCTGAAATTTTCAGACTGGCTCGGATAGCACTGGAATCAAGGTCTAATACTTTCGCGCTGAACGGGATATAAACTCGGTTTGTGCTCTTGTTGATCAACGTATCACGGATAACGTTGTAATTGCGCAATTGCACCAATAGGGCAGGCGAAAGAGGCATTGTCTCGCCATCTACCTGCTTTGGTGTCCACAAGTTTGTATCGTAGAACGGTGCGAAGTTCTTCTGAATAAACGTATCTAATAAACCACCTGATGCGAACAACAGCTCGAAGTCTTCAATCGAAATCTCTTCTGTCGCGTTCAGATCAAATGGGTATTTGCCAAGCCCTAGCTCTTTAAACTTGGTGTAAATCTCGCTGTACCATTGGGTTTGAATGCCTTTTGCTGACTCAGCAATCATCACTGACCAGCTTTGCTGTACCACATCAAGTAACCAGCTACGCACTGGCTCTGGAGACTTCTGCGCAATCTGCTTCAGTTTGATAAGCGGATCCGCTTCTGTACTGTTCATGCGGTGCTGCGCTGCTGCAAGTGCGGCCATTTGTGGATCTGGCGCATC encodes:
- the tssG gene encoding type VI secretion system baseplate subunit TssG, which codes for MITTLTDKSYEFSFYQAVLLLEKHYQLEPNSNFVAVGENKYFHQERIEFSVSPSMAFPKSDMEFITHMERNGQQYSRVETNFLGLHGSSSPLPASYTEKLAGRDPDDNPVKDFFDFFHNRYTSLLYRVWKKYRYHVQYQSGASDAFSGRILHLAGLSDVMQDCDVAELDRAKILSYVNQLSTRTRSPKLISGIVSHYFSLPSVRIEEWVYRRVDIAESQRNKLNRANCVLGQTLHLGQSIADLNGKFNLCIDNIDFETFRQFSYDGELHKTLVGLMRFILRDPMSWDLKLTVNLDSIPENQLGNGEGNQLGQTFWLGNPGEKDAKIRLIGSI
- the tssB gene encoding type VI secretion system contractile sheath small subunit; the protein is MSRDGSVAPKERINIRYVPATGDTQDDVELPLSMMVVGDFTARADETPIEERTPINIDKDNFNEVLEGMSPNVKVNVENRLSDEEGGQIGVDLTFQNMKDFSPEAIAKSVPELNSLLELREALVALKGPLGNVPAFRKKIASVLQDEEARKKLLDELSIGDDQEAKEE
- the tssC gene encoding type VI secretion system contractile sheath large subunit, whose translation is MSAEAQAPEQEAALVESGSLLDSILNETRLKPSDEGFDVAKRGVEAFISELLSSSNTEKVDQSLVDLMISEIDQKLSKQVDAILHSEEVQAIESTWRGLKYLVDHTDFRENIQIELISAKKDEVLDDFEDAPEVVKSGLYKQIYTREYGQFGGKPVGAVICDFAMSASSPDIKLMEYMANVGAMSHAPFITSASAKFFGLDSYEELPNLKDLKSVFEGPQYAKWRGLREHEDARYLGLCTSRFMLRTPYSVEDNPIKAFDYDEQVTDGHDNYLWGNSAYAMASKISESFAKYRWCPNIIGPQSGGAVQDLPVYNFEAMGQIETKIPTEILVSDRREYELAEEGFIALTMRKGSDNAAFFSANSVQKPKVFANTPEGKQAEMNYKLGTQLPYMFIINRLAHYIKVLQREQIGSWKERSDLEIELNKWIRQYVSDQENPPAEVRGRRPLRAAKVEVSDVEGDPGWYKVSMSVRPHFKYMGASFDLSLVGKLDQ
- the tssE gene encoding type VI secretion system baseplate subunit TssE, translated to MEKGYRLLERIELGEPKNCYEKVVSHKHLIESIHSHLADLLNTHSGNAMIDNEYGLPDFNDVLSNNTNLVRHIQQNITSTIERFEPRLLNVEVHYREDHHNPLQLGFGIRGEVSHNGGKVPMSIDVYMGTDGQFNV
- a CDS encoding Lrp/AsnC family transcriptional regulator; translation: MISNMTLQGLDKLDRKILSSLLSNGRESIANLSRNIGLSRTAVAERINRLEKTGIIKGYTAQIRVENEGRKAASYLLISCEKGKKNEVTNALKEIPEVRLTSVVGGSFDIIALIEAPDLQSIHHLCNEIESFSGIQKLDTTVVLHQPISR
- the tssF gene encoding type VI secretion system baseplate subunit TssF, whose protein sequence is MSNSKYFQDELTYLRESGSEFAKYHPKLTHFLSEGTFDPDVERLLEGFAFLTGRIREKIDDELPELTQSLMTLLWPHYMRSIPSLCISELKPHTGSVTEKTVVKRGAEMASEQVEGTQCLFRTCYDVNLYPITITNIEQTNSRTSSAVDVTLSTEHGLELSRIGLDTLRLHLHGEIYVTRTVFLWLFRYLDYVELDVGGGYKHRLGPEYVKPVGHEEDEALLPYSKNSFAGYRLLQEFFSLPEKFMFFDIQGLEWLKGIPQRSTVKVKFFFKRALPSEVVLKDKHFRLHCTPAVNLFEKDGDPIRLEHRRNEYKVRPQSNTQDHYEVYGIEQVESWSKDERRRKPLIEFESFEHQINQRDKREFYKSKVGERVSGRGLERYISFHTHNGDIADLGTETVLMKLQCSNADLAERLSVGDITYATHKSPTYATFKNITKPTQSVSPQVNGELQWQLIANMSLNYLSLANIDVLKVLLSTYDFHSRVDRQAHRASIHRLDGIVSSEMKPIDRVFRGVSVRGNQFKLVTNSKFFVNEGDMFLMATVLNEFIRLYSSVNSFTELEVFDEATGEVYNWASLIGQQTIL